In a genomic window of Phoenix dactylifera cultivar Barhee BC4 unplaced genomic scaffold, palm_55x_up_171113_PBpolish2nd_filt_p 000883F, whole genome shotgun sequence:
- the LOC103711893 gene encoding amino acid transporter ANT1-like isoform X2, which translates to MSPAVDCINTALSLSLSLSILSRLSLVSLKSPPPRTRTKAKTKSSGNLPSYPPLVFFLMETTEAPLPLLDANQRSKNGGGGGGATSAQTLGNIVVSLLGTGALGLPYAFRVSGWLSGSLGLAAAAAVVYYCMLLLIRCRNKLEEGRDKDGAAVQIQTYGDLGAEAFGVPGRCLTEVLVVISYAGTTVSYLFFMGENLSSVFSSYGISPSAFVFALLLPLEAALSFIRSFSVLAPFSILADACNVLAMAIVLAVDVQQLRKPSGKAKRSAFNGAWSLPFAGGVAVFCFEAFGLTLSLEASMAERKKFPWVLLQAFLGTAAAYICFGVFGYLAYGEDTNDIITLNLPSNWLASIVKVGLCIALAFTFPMIIHPVNEIIENKLDSSEWFQKLCQNLPGSTVCALLAFVLPATFHLKLLGSSSTPLQRVLDYSILATGLVFAGYSIYSAVSGHSMGFMT; encoded by the exons ATGTCCCCAGCCGTTGATTGCATCAACaccgccctctctctctctctctctctctctattctcTCTCGTTTGTCGCTCGTCTCTTTAAAATCTCCTCCTCCCCGTACTCGAACGAAGGCCAAAACAAAATCCTCGGGCAATCTCCCTTCTTACCCTCCCCTTGTTTTCTTTCTGATGGAGACGACCGAAGCGCCGCTTCCACTCCTCGACGCGAACCAAAGAAGCAaaaacggcggcggcggcggtggggcCACCTCCGCCCAGACCCTCGGCAACATCGTGGTCTCCCTCCTGGGCACCGGCGCCCTCGGCCTCCCCTACGCCTTCCGCGTCTCCGGCTGGCTCTCCGGTTCCCTCGGCCTCGCCGCCGCTGCTGCTGTCGTTTATTACTGCATGCTCCTTCTC ATAAGATGCAGAAATAAATTGGAAGAAGGACGAGATAAAGATGGGGCGGCGGTCCAGATCCAAACCTATGGAGATTTGGGCGCGGAGGCATTCGGAGTCCCCGGCCGCTGCCTGACCGAAGTACTTGTCGTCATCTCCTATGCCGGCACCACCGTCTCCTATCTCTTCTTCATGGGTGAAAACCTCTCCTCCGTCTTCTCCTCTTACGGCATCTCGCCCTCAGCATTCGTCTTTgcgctcctcctccccctcgagGCTGCTCTTTCCTTCATCCGCTCCTTCTCCGTGCTCGCCCCCTTCAGCATCTTGGCCGACGCATGCAATGTCCTCGCGATGGCCATCGTCCTTGCGGTGGACGTTCAGCAGCTTAGAAAGCCTTCGGGGAAGGCCAAAAGGAGCGCTTTTAATGGTGCTTGGAGCTTGCCGTTCGCCGGAGGTGTGGCCGTGTTTTGCTTCGAGGCATTTGGGTTGACGCTGTCGCTGGAGGCATCGATGGCGGAGAGGAAAAAGTTCCCTTGGGTGCTGCTTCAGGCGTTTCTTGGGACTGCAGCGGCTTATATATGTTTTGGAGTTTTTGGTTATCTGGCTTATGGCGAAGACACAAACGATATCATAACGCTGAATCTTCCAAGCAACTGGCTTGCTTCCATTGTTAAG GTTGGACTTTGCATTGCTCTAGCATTTACCTTTCCGATGATTATTCATCCAGTCAATGAGATCATAGAGAACAAGCTGGACTCGAGCGAATGGTTTCAGAAGCTCTGCCAGAATTTACCAG GGAGCACGGTCTGCGCGCTGCTCGCTTTTGTCTTGCCTGCCACATTTCACCTCAAGCTCTTGGGGTCTTCCTCGACTCCATTGCAGAGAGTGTTGGATTACAGTATACTTGCCACTGGCCTGGTATTTGCAGGGTACAGCATTTACAGTGCCGTGTCAGGTCACTCTATGGGGTTCATGACTTGA
- the LOC103711893 gene encoding amino acid transporter ANT1-like isoform X1, protein MSPAVDCINTALSLSLSLSILSRLSLVSLKSPPPRTRTKAKTKSSGNLPSYPPLVFFLMETTEAPLPLLDANQRSKNGGGGGGATSAQTLGNIVVSLLGTGALGLPYAFRVSGWLSGSLGLAAAAAVVYYCMLLLIRCRNKLEEGRDKDGAAVQIQTYGDLGAEAFGVPGRCLTEVLVVISYAGTTVSYLFFMGENLSSVFSSYGISPSAFVFALLLPLEAALSFIRSFSVLAPFSILADACNVLAMAIVLAVDVQQLRKPSGKAKRSAFNGAWSLPFAGGVAVFCFEAFGLTLSLEASMAERKKFPWVLLQAFLGTAAAYICFGVFGYLAYGEDTNDIITLNLPSNWLASIVKVGLCIALAFTFPMIIHPVNEIIENKLDSSEWFQKLCQNLPGRNWLGLQAVRLLIVVAVAFLATSVPGFAILISFTGSTVCALLAFVLPATFHLKLLGSSSTPLQRVLDYSILATGLVFAGYSIYSAVSGHSMGFMT, encoded by the exons ATGTCCCCAGCCGTTGATTGCATCAACaccgccctctctctctctctctctctctctattctcTCTCGTTTGTCGCTCGTCTCTTTAAAATCTCCTCCTCCCCGTACTCGAACGAAGGCCAAAACAAAATCCTCGGGCAATCTCCCTTCTTACCCTCCCCTTGTTTTCTTTCTGATGGAGACGACCGAAGCGCCGCTTCCACTCCTCGACGCGAACCAAAGAAGCAaaaacggcggcggcggcggtggggcCACCTCCGCCCAGACCCTCGGCAACATCGTGGTCTCCCTCCTGGGCACCGGCGCCCTCGGCCTCCCCTACGCCTTCCGCGTCTCCGGCTGGCTCTCCGGTTCCCTCGGCCTCGCCGCCGCTGCTGCTGTCGTTTATTACTGCATGCTCCTTCTC ATAAGATGCAGAAATAAATTGGAAGAAGGACGAGATAAAGATGGGGCGGCGGTCCAGATCCAAACCTATGGAGATTTGGGCGCGGAGGCATTCGGAGTCCCCGGCCGCTGCCTGACCGAAGTACTTGTCGTCATCTCCTATGCCGGCACCACCGTCTCCTATCTCTTCTTCATGGGTGAAAACCTCTCCTCCGTCTTCTCCTCTTACGGCATCTCGCCCTCAGCATTCGTCTTTgcgctcctcctccccctcgagGCTGCTCTTTCCTTCATCCGCTCCTTCTCCGTGCTCGCCCCCTTCAGCATCTTGGCCGACGCATGCAATGTCCTCGCGATGGCCATCGTCCTTGCGGTGGACGTTCAGCAGCTTAGAAAGCCTTCGGGGAAGGCCAAAAGGAGCGCTTTTAATGGTGCTTGGAGCTTGCCGTTCGCCGGAGGTGTGGCCGTGTTTTGCTTCGAGGCATTTGGGTTGACGCTGTCGCTGGAGGCATCGATGGCGGAGAGGAAAAAGTTCCCTTGGGTGCTGCTTCAGGCGTTTCTTGGGACTGCAGCGGCTTATATATGTTTTGGAGTTTTTGGTTATCTGGCTTATGGCGAAGACACAAACGATATCATAACGCTGAATCTTCCAAGCAACTGGCTTGCTTCCATTGTTAAG GTTGGACTTTGCATTGCTCTAGCATTTACCTTTCCGATGATTATTCATCCAGTCAATGAGATCATAGAGAACAAGCTGGACTCGAGCGAATGGTTTCAGAAGCTCTGCCAGAATTTACCAGGTAGGAATTGGTTAGGACTGCAAGCTGTCCGCTTGCTGATTGTGGTGGCTGTGGCCTTTTTAGCTACTTCAGTTCCAGGCTTCGCAATACTCATATCATTTACAGGGAGCACGGTCTGCGCGCTGCTCGCTTTTGTCTTGCCTGCCACATTTCACCTCAAGCTCTTGGGGTCTTCCTCGACTCCATTGCAGAGAGTGTTGGATTACAGTATACTTGCCACTGGCCTGGTATTTGCAGGGTACAGCATTTACAGTGCCGTGTCAGGTCACTCTATGGGGTTCATGACTTGA
- the LOC103711903 gene encoding amino acid transporter ANT1 isoform X1 yields MGEKAEEAVAVPLLGPSSPAGSPGRWRGPDGQATSGGGATWAQTLGNIVVSIVGTGVLGLPFAFRVAGWLAGSLGVAAAGLGNYYCMLLLVQCRHKLEEEEEEIDKPNQIQTYGDLGEKAFGSVGRYLTELLILVAQTGGSVAYLVFIGQNLSSVFSSTKTKDQPISPSVFIFLVLLPVEIVLSFIRSLASLAPFSAFADACNVLSMAIVMKEDFQLFNRPLKTRNAFNGALGLPFAAGVAVFCFEGFSMTLALERSMTERKKFHWVLCQAFLGISLAYICFGIFGYFAYGDETKDIITLNLPNNWSAIAVKVGLCIALAFTFPIMMHPIQEILEAKLKSSRWFHKACNRVQAAEWIGLHGIRILALVALAVLASFIPGFGAFISFVGSTLCALLSFVLPASFHLTFLGSSMALWQRMLDYCILLVGLVFALYGTYDAISGHSISS; encoded by the exons ATGGGAGAGAAGGCGGAAGAGGCGGTGGCGGTCCCGCTGCTGGGGCCCTCTTCGCCGGCGGGATCGCCGGGGCGATGGCGGGGGCCGGATGGACAGGCGACGAGCGGTGGAGGGGCCACGTGGGCCCAGACCCTGGGGAACATCGTGGTCTCCATCGTCGGCACCGGAGTGCTCGGCCTCCCCTTCGCCTTCCGCGTCGCCGGCTGGCTCGCCGGCTCCCTCGGCGTCGCTGCCGCCGGACTGGGCAACTACTATTGTATGCTTCTCCTC GTCCAGTGCAGACATAagttagaagaagaagaagaagaaatagataaGCCAAATCAAATCCAAACTTATGGAGATTTGGGTGAAAAGGCCTTTGGGTCGGTAGGCCGCTATCTAACTGAACTTCTTATCTTAGTTGCCCAAACTGGAGGTTCTGTAGCTTACCTTGTCTTCATTGGACAGAACCTCTCCTCTGTCTTCTCTTCGACTAAAACCAAAGACCAACCAATCTCACcttctgtttttatttttcttgtcctCCTTCCAGTTGAAATTGTCCTTTCATTCATCCGATCTCTTGCCTCGCTTGCCCCCTTCAGTGCCTTTGCTGATGCCTGCAATGTTCTTTCCATGGCTATAGTCATGAAGGAGGATTTCCAACTATTCAATAGGCCCCTTAAGACAAGGAATGCTTTTAACGGGGCTTTGGGTTTACCATTCGCAGCTGGGGTGGCTGTCTTCTGTTTTGAGGGCTTCAGCATGACTCTGGCCTTGGAGAGATCGATGACTGAAAGAAAGAAGTTTCACTGGGTGCTCTGTCAGGCATTTCTTGGGATTTCTCTTGCTTATATTTGTTTTGGGATATTTGGCTACTTCGCCTATGGTGATGAGACTAAAGATATCATAACGCTCAATCTTCCCAACAACTGGTCTGCTATTGCAGTGAAG GTTGGGCTCTGCATTGCTCTAGCATTCACATTTCCGATCATGATGCACCCAATTCAAGAGATTCTCGAGGCAAAGCTGAAGTCAAGCAGATGGTTTCACAAGGCATGCAACAGAGTCCAAGCTGCTGAGTGGATAGGCTTGCATGGGATCCGCATACTTGCCTTGGTGGCGCTGGCTGTGTTGGCTTCATTTATCCCGGGCTTTGGGGCATTCATCTCTTTCGTTGGAAGCACTCTGTGTGCCCTGCTCTCTTTTGTCTTGCCAGCCTCATTTCATCTCACCTTCCTGGGTTCATCAATGGCATTATGGCAGAGAATGTTGGATTACTGTATACTTCTTGTTGGTCTGGTGTTTGCTTTATATGGAACATATGATGCCATCTCGGGCCATTCCATCAGTTCTTGA
- the LOC103711903 gene encoding amino acid transporter ANT1 isoform X3, whose amino-acid sequence MEVLRTISKSLVCKVQCRHKLEEEEEEIDKPNQIQTYGDLGEKAFGSVGRYLTELLILVAQTGGSVAYLVFIGQNLSSVFSSTKTKDQPISPSVFIFLVLLPVEIVLSFIRSLASLAPFSAFADACNVLSMAIVMKEDFQLFNRPLKTRNAFNGALGLPFAAGVAVFCFEGFSMTLALERSMTERKKFHWVLCQAFLGISLAYICFGIFGYFAYGDETKDIITLNLPNNWSAIAVKVGLCIALAFTFPIMMHPIQEILEAKLKSSRWFHKACNRVQAAEWIGLHGIRILALVALAVLASFIPGFGAFISFVGSTLCALLSFVLPASFHLTFLGSSMALWQRMLDYCILLVGLVFALYGTYDAISGHSISS is encoded by the exons ATGGAAGTCCTAAGAACAATATCCAAAAGCTTGGTTTGTAAG GTCCAGTGCAGACATAagttagaagaagaagaagaagaaatagataaGCCAAATCAAATCCAAACTTATGGAGATTTGGGTGAAAAGGCCTTTGGGTCGGTAGGCCGCTATCTAACTGAACTTCTTATCTTAGTTGCCCAAACTGGAGGTTCTGTAGCTTACCTTGTCTTCATTGGACAGAACCTCTCCTCTGTCTTCTCTTCGACTAAAACCAAAGACCAACCAATCTCACcttctgtttttatttttcttgtcctCCTTCCAGTTGAAATTGTCCTTTCATTCATCCGATCTCTTGCCTCGCTTGCCCCCTTCAGTGCCTTTGCTGATGCCTGCAATGTTCTTTCCATGGCTATAGTCATGAAGGAGGATTTCCAACTATTCAATAGGCCCCTTAAGACAAGGAATGCTTTTAACGGGGCTTTGGGTTTACCATTCGCAGCTGGGGTGGCTGTCTTCTGTTTTGAGGGCTTCAGCATGACTCTGGCCTTGGAGAGATCGATGACTGAAAGAAAGAAGTTTCACTGGGTGCTCTGTCAGGCATTTCTTGGGATTTCTCTTGCTTATATTTGTTTTGGGATATTTGGCTACTTCGCCTATGGTGATGAGACTAAAGATATCATAACGCTCAATCTTCCCAACAACTGGTCTGCTATTGCAGTGAAG GTTGGGCTCTGCATTGCTCTAGCATTCACATTTCCGATCATGATGCACCCAATTCAAGAGATTCTCGAGGCAAAGCTGAAGTCAAGCAGATGGTTTCACAAGGCATGCAACAGAGTCCAAGCTGCTGAGTGGATAGGCTTGCATGGGATCCGCATACTTGCCTTGGTGGCGCTGGCTGTGTTGGCTTCATTTATCCCGGGCTTTGGGGCATTCATCTCTTTCGTTGGAAGCACTCTGTGTGCCCTGCTCTCTTTTGTCTTGCCAGCCTCATTTCATCTCACCTTCCTGGGTTCATCAATGGCATTATGGCAGAGAATGTTGGATTACTGTATACTTCTTGTTGGTCTGGTGTTTGCTTTATATGGAACATATGATGCCATCTCGGGCCATTCCATCAGTTCTTGA
- the LOC103711903 gene encoding amino acid transporter ANT1 isoform X2, with the protein MDRRRAVEGPRGPRPWGTSWSPSSAPECSASPSPSASPAGSPAPSASLPPDWATTIVQCRHKLEEEEEEIDKPNQIQTYGDLGEKAFGSVGRYLTELLILVAQTGGSVAYLVFIGQNLSSVFSSTKTKDQPISPSVFIFLVLLPVEIVLSFIRSLASLAPFSAFADACNVLSMAIVMKEDFQLFNRPLKTRNAFNGALGLPFAAGVAVFCFEGFSMTLALERSMTERKKFHWVLCQAFLGISLAYICFGIFGYFAYGDETKDIITLNLPNNWSAIAVKVGLCIALAFTFPIMMHPIQEILEAKLKSSRWFHKACNRVQAAEWIGLHGIRILALVALAVLASFIPGFGAFISFVGSTLCALLSFVLPASFHLTFLGSSMALWQRMLDYCILLVGLVFALYGTYDAISGHSISS; encoded by the exons ATGGACAGGCGACGAGCGGTGGAGGGGCCACGTGGGCCCAGACCCTGGGGAACATCGTGGTCTCCATCGTCGGCACCGGAGTGCTCGGCCTCCCCTTCGCCTTCCGCGTCGCCGGCTGGCTCGCCGGCTCCCTCGGCGTCGCTGCCGCCGGACTGGGCAACTACTATT GTCCAGTGCAGACATAagttagaagaagaagaagaagaaatagataaGCCAAATCAAATCCAAACTTATGGAGATTTGGGTGAAAAGGCCTTTGGGTCGGTAGGCCGCTATCTAACTGAACTTCTTATCTTAGTTGCCCAAACTGGAGGTTCTGTAGCTTACCTTGTCTTCATTGGACAGAACCTCTCCTCTGTCTTCTCTTCGACTAAAACCAAAGACCAACCAATCTCACcttctgtttttatttttcttgtcctCCTTCCAGTTGAAATTGTCCTTTCATTCATCCGATCTCTTGCCTCGCTTGCCCCCTTCAGTGCCTTTGCTGATGCCTGCAATGTTCTTTCCATGGCTATAGTCATGAAGGAGGATTTCCAACTATTCAATAGGCCCCTTAAGACAAGGAATGCTTTTAACGGGGCTTTGGGTTTACCATTCGCAGCTGGGGTGGCTGTCTTCTGTTTTGAGGGCTTCAGCATGACTCTGGCCTTGGAGAGATCGATGACTGAAAGAAAGAAGTTTCACTGGGTGCTCTGTCAGGCATTTCTTGGGATTTCTCTTGCTTATATTTGTTTTGGGATATTTGGCTACTTCGCCTATGGTGATGAGACTAAAGATATCATAACGCTCAATCTTCCCAACAACTGGTCTGCTATTGCAGTGAAG GTTGGGCTCTGCATTGCTCTAGCATTCACATTTCCGATCATGATGCACCCAATTCAAGAGATTCTCGAGGCAAAGCTGAAGTCAAGCAGATGGTTTCACAAGGCATGCAACAGAGTCCAAGCTGCTGAGTGGATAGGCTTGCATGGGATCCGCATACTTGCCTTGGTGGCGCTGGCTGTGTTGGCTTCATTTATCCCGGGCTTTGGGGCATTCATCTCTTTCGTTGGAAGCACTCTGTGTGCCCTGCTCTCTTTTGTCTTGCCAGCCTCATTTCATCTCACCTTCCTGGGTTCATCAATGGCATTATGGCAGAGAATGTTGGATTACTGTATACTTCTTGTTGGTCTGGTGTTTGCTTTATATGGAACATATGATGCCATCTCGGGCCATTCCATCAGTTCTTGA
- the LOC103711917 gene encoding probable calcium-binding protein CML31, with the protein MKSEAGASTSSTAPQKKERSFLGWLSCILWPPKKEQPEKAKPIGPPKASRMLLAGPSTPPLQRLFRYFDGNGDGKISPAELQSCMRTIGEELSPEDAAALVESTDSDGDGLLAFDEFVELVTPEGEEEKGRNLREAFRVYEMDDQECITPTSLKRALGNLGVSKTIEDCTIMIHQFDINGDGVISFDEFRIMML; encoded by the coding sequence ATGAAGTCAGAAGCGGGAGCCTCCACCAGCTCCACAGCACCTCAGAAGAAAGAGCGGTCCTTTCTCGGTTGGCTGAGCTGCATCCTGTGGCCACCAAAGAAGGAGCAGCCTGAAAAGGCCAAGCCCATTGGGCCCCCGAAGGCATCTCGCATGCTATTGGCTGGGCCGAGTACCCCGCCGTTGCAGCGGCTCTTCCGCTACTTCGACGGCAACGGCGACGGCAAGATCTCCCCGGCGGAGCTCCAGAGCTGCATGCGGACGATCGGCGAAGAGCTCTCGCCGGAGGACGCGGCAGCCCTGGTGGAGTCCACCGATTCTGATGGTGATGGGCTGTTGGCCTTTGATGAGTTCGTCGAGTTGGTGACCcccgagggagaggaggagaaagggagGAATTTGAGGGAGGCTTTCCGGGTCTACGAGATGGACGACCAGGAGTGCATCACACCCACCAGCCTCAAGAGGGCACTTGGCAACCTTGGAGTGTCCAAAACAATCGAGGACTGCACGATCATGATTCATCAGTTTGATATCAACGGGGATGGTGTGATCAGCTTTGATGAGTTCAGAATCATGATGCTATGA
- the LOC120107505 gene encoding uncharacterized protein LOC120107505 yields MLSISDSQGSGRRPADREADRRSLLASLEDEIRALRSWQSRPEPESGSPDWICAGLARIEFLHASLDDLHQLPQAQDTLHRRSSTPWTDRLLDDFLRFADAYGSFRSILISLKETQSKLQTAIRWRDEARIGFPLRLR; encoded by the coding sequence ATGCTCTCAATCTCAGATTCGCAGGGCTCAGGGCGCCGTCCCGCTGACCGTGAAGCAGATCGCCGAAGCCTTCTCGCCTCGCTCGAGGACGAGATCCGCGCCCTCCGGTCCTGGCAGTCCCGCCCGGAGCCAGAGTCGGGCTCCCCGGATTGGATCTGCGCCGGCCTCGCCCGGATCGAGTTCCTCCACGCCTCCCTCGATGACCTCCACCAGCTCCCCCAGGCCCAGGACACCCTCCACCGCCGCTCCTCCACCCCCTGGACCGACCGCCTCCTCGACGACTTCCTCCGCTTCGCTGACGCCTACGGCTCCTTCCGATCCATCCTCATCTCCCTCAAAGAAACCCAGTCCAAGCTCCAGACCGCCATCCGGTGGCGCGACGAGGCCCGGATCGGTTTTCCCCTCAGGTTGCggtaa